AATAATATAATTGCTTTATTCATATTAGTTAGAATTTTTAAAACTTATTAAAATCTATGACGAGAAGAGTAGCTTATCATTCTTGTACTTCAGAGAGCCGGCGGTTGGTGAAAGCCGGTGTCAAGACATAAGTGAAAATCATCTCCGAGATGCAAGGCTGAATTAAAATGATAGTAAGCCTTTGCCGACCTGCCCGCCGTTAACATGGGACACGTATGATGGTACGTTGATCGAGAGCCGCAGATGCATTTATTTTTTGCGGAAGTAGGGTGGTAACGCGAGCTAGCTCGTCCCTATCCATATAGGGGCGGGCTTTTTATATTGAAAGCGGAAGCGACCGTTTAGCGACGTATGGACAGGGGCCCGATTCGACTGAGATAAAGGAAACACGAAGAGCATTAGCGATTCGATGTTGACTTATCGGAAGGAGGATTGGGATGGCCACTAGTCGTTGGGAGCTGGAGCTAGATAGTTCTCTAAGCAAGAAAGCCGCAAGGAAAAGGAGAGAGAAAGATGAAGAAGAAGGATACGTTATTTGTTGGTTTGATGCTATTTTCAATGTTTTTTGGAGCCGGGAATTTAATTTTCCCACCCTTTTTAGGAATGGGATCTGGGACCTCTTTTTGGACGGCCATCATTGGTTTTATTATTACTGCTGTAGGCCTTCCATTGCTGGTCCTCACCGCTATTGCACGAGTGAAAGACGGGGTTAACACATTAGGCAGCCGGGTACACCCTTGGTTCGGTCCTATTTTTACCGTCGTCGTTTATTTATCGATCGGGCCATTCTTTGGAGTACCAAGAAATGCAAATGTTGCATTCGAAATGGGATTCAAGCCTTTTCTTGGGCAAGTATCAGCTAGTCAATCCACGCTACTACTAGGATTTACTGCACTTTTCTTCTTGCTAGTATATTTATTAAGTTTAAACCCGTCCAAAGTTGTTGATTACATGGGCCGGTTTATTACACCAACTTTGTTATTATCCATCGTTGTCTTGTGTGTCACTGGATTTCTAAAATTAAATAAACCCTTACAAGCACCGGGAGAAAATTATCAATCTGCTTCACTCTTTAAGGGCTTTATCGATGGGTATTCAACAATGGACGCTTTAGCTGCCCTTGCCTTTGGGATTGTTGTTTTGACAACACTTAAACAAAAAGGGGTAACCGGAAAAAAGGAGCTAACCGCCTATACGATAAAGGCCGGTTTGGTTGCAGGTGCTGCTCTTGCACTTGTTTATGTTGCTATTGGTTTTCTGGGAGCAAAAATGGCTGCCTACGGTTCGTTTGATAATGGAACGGCGATTTTATCCTCTGCTTCCACTATTCTTTTAGGTACTGGCGGGAAGGTCCTTCTTGGAGTTATTTTTACACTTGCTTGCTTCACAACCTGTGTTGGCTTAACCATTGCATGTGGTCAGTATTTTTCAAAAATCGCCCCAAAACTTAGTTATCGCCTAGTCGTTACTTTAGTTACAGTGGCAAGCTTTTTAATTGCAAATCTTGGTTTAAACCAGATCATTACAATTTCTGTTCCATTCTTAGTCATGGCTTATCCATTAACAATTGTGTTAGTTTCACTTGCGTTTTTCCATCGTTTCTTCGCTGGTTCGCAAAAAGTGTATGCTTTATCTATGCTTCTTACAGGATTAGTAAGTTTGTATGATGGCTTAAAAATGTTTGGAGTAAAGCTTAGTTTCTTAGAATCTTTTATGAACAGCCTTCCATTTGCTTCTGTCGGCTTGAGTTGGGTTGTGCCTGCACTTGTCGGCGCCTTGGCAGGATTCGTTTGGGAAAAGGCACATGGAACTTCATCACAAACCGAAGCACATGATTTAAGAAAAACTGCATAAAAAATGCGAGTGGATTAATCAATCCACTCGCATTTTTTATTTTTCGACAGTAAAAATAATATTATTTTGTTTACGTGCCTCTTCTGTGATTCGAAGAATGATCTTACTCCAATTTTTCAAACGAGTATATTCTTCATCATTCTTTAATTCAATCATATTCGCAAATGCTTCACATTCATAGACCATGTTTTGTTCTTCTTGGTCTACACTCAAGATTTGACTATCTTTCGAATGGCTATCGATAAATTTGATTTCCGAAATCGGTGCCGCATCTTCAAGAACGAAGCTTCCCTTTTCCCCGTGAATTTCGCAAGGTAGCTCCGAATGGGAAATTTTCGAACATAGAATGGTGCAAATAAAACCTTCATATTCTAATACCAGTGTCCCGCTTCCATCCACTCCACTTCTAAGCAGTACTGGATGATACGTGACCTTCCGTGGCTCACCAAATAAGCAGACGGCTAAATAAAGCGGGTAGACCCCTAAGTCGACAAGCGCTCCACCTGAATAGACAGCGGAGAATATGTTTGGTTCTTCTCCTTGTAAAAATAAATCATAACGCGATGAATATTGAACATATGGCAACATGGCACTTCGAAGGTCACCAGCCATTCCTAATTTTTCTTTTAAGATATGAAAATTAGGTGTATGAATATTTCGGATGGCTTCCACTAAGTACACGCCATTTTCTTCAGCTGTACGGAAAGCCATTTCTAATTCGGCCGTATTTGAAAAAATAGGTTTTTCACAGATGACATGCTTTTTATTTTTCAAAAAGATTAAGGCTTGTTCAAAGTGGAGAGAATTAGGGGACGCAATATAGACAGCTTGAAACTCTTCACTTTTGGCCATTTCCTCAAGGTTTGTGAAATAATTTGCAGCTTGATACTTATCGGCCATCTGCTTCGCTTTCTCTTCTGTACGCGAATGAACACCTACTAAATGAAACTTCCCACTTAGCTGTGCTGCTTGGATAAACGAGTCTGAGATCCATCCTGTACCAACTGTTGCAAAGTTAATCATCTTATTACCTCTTTCACTTATGTACTTTATCACCTAACCATTTTAACGTATGAAAGCCAAGCTTACTAATTTTATGGACCATAATTTTTCTCAGGCAATCCTGTTTTATGTAAGATTTGATGGGAAGAATGGAAAAATATCAGTATTTATGGTATTTATAGATAATAGATAAGATGAAAGAGGTTGAATAGGGTGGACAATCACACATCAAATTTTATAAAGGATATTATGATTAAAGATTTAGAATCCGGTAAGCATCAAAAAATCGTTACTCGTTTCCCACCAGAGCCGAACGGTTATTTACATATTGGACATGCTAAATCTATTTTCATCAACTTTAGTTTAGCCGATGAATTTAACGGTTTTACGAATTTACGCTTTGACGATACCAATCCGTTAAAAGAAGATATCGAGTATGTGAATTCGATCAAGGAAGATGTCAAATGGCTTGGCTTTGAATGGGATAACTTATACTTCGCTTCCGATTATTTCGAAGAGATGTACAATAGGGCTGTTCTATTGATTAAAAAAGGTCTAGCCTATGTGGATGACTTATCCGCAGATGAAATTCGTGAGTACCGTGGTACGTTGACAGAGCCAGGAAAAGACAGTCCTTACCGTACTCGTTCTATTGAAGAGAACCTGGAGTTATTTGAAAAAATGCGCGCAGGTGAATTTGACAATGGACAAAAGGTTCTTCGTGCGAAGATTGATATGTCATCACCGAATATCAACTTACGTGATCCAGTCATCTATCGTATTGCTCACGCTACCCACCATAACACAGGTGATAAGTGGTGCATTTATCCAATGTATGCATTTGCTCACCCACTTGAGGATGCGATTGAAGGGGTTACACACTCCATTTGTACGATTGAATTTGAAGATCAACGCCCGCTTTATAACTGGGTGGTTGAAAAGTGCGAAATGGAAAGTACGCCGCAGCAAATCGAGTTCGGCCGCTTGAATGTAACGAATACCGTTATGAGTAAGCGTAAGCTGAAGCAACTAGTTGAAGAAGGCTTTGTTGATGGCTGGGATGATCCACGTATGCCAACCATTTCTGGCATGAGAAGAAAAGGTTTCACTCCAGAATC
The window above is part of the Bacillus sp. SORGH_AS_0510 genome. Proteins encoded here:
- the brnQ gene encoding branched-chain amino acid transport system II carrier protein — translated: MKKKDTLFVGLMLFSMFFGAGNLIFPPFLGMGSGTSFWTAIIGFIITAVGLPLLVLTAIARVKDGVNTLGSRVHPWFGPIFTVVVYLSIGPFFGVPRNANVAFEMGFKPFLGQVSASQSTLLLGFTALFFLLVYLLSLNPSKVVDYMGRFITPTLLLSIVVLCVTGFLKLNKPLQAPGENYQSASLFKGFIDGYSTMDALAALAFGIVVLTTLKQKGVTGKKELTAYTIKAGLVAGAALALVYVAIGFLGAKMAAYGSFDNGTAILSSASTILLGTGGKVLLGVIFTLACFTTCVGLTIACGQYFSKIAPKLSYRLVVTLVTVASFLIANLGLNQIITISVPFLVMAYPLTIVLVSLAFFHRFFAGSQKVYALSMLLTGLVSLYDGLKMFGVKLSFLESFMNSLPFASVGLSWVVPALVGALAGFVWEKAHGTSSQTEAHDLRKTA
- a CDS encoding Gfo/Idh/MocA family protein, translating into MINFATVGTGWISDSFIQAAQLSGKFHLVGVHSRTEEKAKQMADKYQAANYFTNLEEMAKSEEFQAVYIASPNSLHFEQALIFLKNKKHVICEKPIFSNTAELEMAFRTAEENGVYLVEAIRNIHTPNFHILKEKLGMAGDLRSAMLPYVQYSSRYDLFLQGEEPNIFSAVYSGGALVDLGVYPLYLAVCLFGEPRKVTYHPVLLRSGVDGSGTLVLEYEGFICTILCSKISHSELPCEIHGEKGSFVLEDAAPISEIKFIDSHSKDSQILSVDQEEQNMVYECEAFANMIELKNDEEYTRLKNWSKIILRITEEARKQNNIIFTVEK
- a CDS encoding glutamine--tRNA ligase/YqeY domain fusion protein, coding for MDNHTSNFIKDIMIKDLESGKHQKIVTRFPPEPNGYLHIGHAKSIFINFSLADEFNGFTNLRFDDTNPLKEDIEYVNSIKEDVKWLGFEWDNLYFASDYFEEMYNRAVLLIKKGLAYVDDLSADEIREYRGTLTEPGKDSPYRTRSIEENLELFEKMRAGEFDNGQKVLRAKIDMSSPNINLRDPVIYRIAHATHHNTGDKWCIYPMYAFAHPLEDAIEGVTHSICTIEFEDQRPLYNWVVEKCEMESTPQQIEFGRLNVTNTVMSKRKLKQLVEEGFVDGWDDPRMPTISGMRRKGFTPESIRAFVRETGVHKGSGAVDSQMLEHFVREDLKLKAPRTMGVINPLKVVITNYPEGQIELLDAEINPENPEMGMRKIPFSREIYIEKDDFMEDPPKKYFRLFPGNEVRLKNAYFITCQEVIKDENGEVVELRCTYDPETKSGTGFTGRKVKGTIHWVESTHAVPSEFRLYEPLILDEDKEESEEGKTFLDFVNPNSLEVLQGFVEPNMKESRPQDKFQFFRHGYFNVDPKHTTVDKLVFNRIVSLKSSFKI